One Glandiceps talaboti chromosome 20, keGlaTala1.1, whole genome shotgun sequence genomic region harbors:
- the LOC144450869 gene encoding uncharacterized protein LOC144450869, producing MKAFAFKFVQYCIVVCVVQLSLTVAQQQDEDTQTDGSQRCGNGVPGIPGIPGTPGLHGPVGTKGDNGLPGLDGIPGEKGDRGELGSQGQPGQKGTTGKPGPKGAKGEIGQKGIHGVKGQNGTKGDMGIKGNKGSMGGQGLQGPIGQKGEVGQVQQQPRVAFSVVKTSSIGRVSSHTVIVYDKVYSNDGNGYSTSTGKFTCPVSGMYYFTISAMRYSSSELFVCLMKNTTRLPCVWINNTSDWAYGGVSNSVIIDVDQGDEIWVRLHSNTAVYSNNNEYTTFTGYLLYSNTQ from the exons ATGAAGGCATTTGCATTCAAGTTTGTGCAGTACTGTATTGTAGTCTGTGTTGTACAACTTTCACTGACTGTTGCCCAGCAACAAGATGAAGACACCCAGACTGATGGATCTCAACGCTGTGGAAATGGCGTCCCTGGTATCCCAG GAATCCCAGGGACTCCTGGTTTACATGGTCCAGTTGGTACAAAGGGTGACAATGGATTGCCAGGGTTGGATGGAATTCCTGGTGAGAAAGGTGACAGGGGTGAACTTGGGTCACAAGGTCAACCAGGTCAGAAAGGAACAACAGGTAAACCAGGACCAAAAGGAGCCAAGGGTGAGATTGGACAGAAAGGAATTCATGGAGTCAAGGGACAAAATGGTACAAAAGGTGATATGGGCATCAAGGGTAATAAAGGGTCAATGGGAGGCCAAGGTCTACAAGGACCTATAGGTCAGAAAGGAGAAGTAGGTCAGGTACAACAACAACCTAGAGTAGCATTCTCAGTTGTCAAGACATCATCCATAGGACGTGTGTCTAGTCATACAGTGATTGTTTATGATAAAGTGTATTCTAATGATGGAAATGGTTATAGTACATCTACTGGTAAATTTACATGCCCTGTCAGTGGTATGTATTACTTCACGATTTCTGCAATGCGATATAGCAGCTCAGAGTTATTTGTGTGTTTAATGAAGAACACTACCCGGTTACCCTGTGTATGGATAAACAATACAAGTGATTGGGCTTATGGTGGTGTATCTAACAGTGTAATCATAGATGTAGATCAAGGAGATGAAATCTGGGTTAGACTTCACAGTAATACTGCTGTGTACAGTaataacaatgaatatacaaCCTTTACTGGTTACCTGTTGTATTCAAACACACAATAA